A single Terriglobia bacterium DNA region contains:
- a CDS encoding type II toxin-antitoxin system HicB family antitoxin, with product MNRYQYTVLFEPQEGGFNVIVPAIPEICTFGETMKEARAAAEEAIRCYLESALKNGETIPADAEPSQERIAVTV from the coding sequence TTGAATAGGTATCAATACACCGTTCTGTTTGAACCGCAGGAAGGTGGTTTCAATGTGATCGTGCCGGCCATTCCGGAGATTTGCACCTTTGGAGAGACGATGAAAGAGGCGCGCGCAGCTGCGGAGGAAGCAATCCGCTGTTACCTGGAAAGCGCCTTAAAGAATGGCGAAACCATTCCGGCCGATGCGGAGCCCTCTCAAGAGCGCATTGCGGTTACGGTCTAA
- a CDS encoding acetaldehyde dehydrogenase (acetylating), translating into MDKDLESVQEARTLLQIAHEAWLQFESYSEEQVERILLEISRTGIANAEPLARLAVEETGYGTVEHKTLKNLFCADDVYRAIRPMKTVGIVNDDKDKKVFEVASPIGVIAAIIPSTNPTSTTIYKALIALKGRNAIVFSPHPSAARCINETARLIADAAQRAGAPKGVICCMKASTMEGTQELMKHPLSALILATGGTGLVRAAYSAGKPAFGVGPGNVPTYIEKTADVAKAVRDILTGKCFDNGTLCSSEQSIVCDEAVKDSALEELKKQGAHLCSAQEKTQLERTIQTPRRTLNTKIVGKSAAKIAEMAGFSVPSGTRALVAHADGVGPEYPISMEKLSPTLAFYVVKDWREGCAKCIEILNFGGLGHTLSLHTKDDAVVREFGLRKPAFRICVNTPAALGAVGYTTNLFPAMTLGCGAAGGNITSDNISPLHLINLKRVAYGVRDVAAPAPGMATAAAAATPTTRAAIEQVVDQWLGGKVSKAPVKSAPLPTPHAPPAPLAAAAAAPPLSSFQQLEPAKARPEKVEKKEAKPVGFVCEDDVRTAILANAKIPIGKKTIITPSARDLGESSDVFVISD; encoded by the coding sequence TTGGACAAAGACTTAGAATCCGTTCAGGAAGCCCGAACCCTGCTTCAGATCGCGCACGAGGCCTGGCTGCAGTTCGAAAGTTATTCGGAAGAGCAGGTCGAGCGCATTCTGCTCGAAATTTCCAGAACCGGCATCGCCAACGCGGAGCCGCTGGCCAGACTGGCCGTCGAAGAGACCGGATACGGCACGGTCGAGCATAAAACACTGAAAAACCTGTTCTGTGCGGATGATGTTTACCGTGCGATCCGCCCGATGAAGACCGTCGGAATCGTAAACGACGATAAAGACAAGAAAGTCTTCGAAGTGGCCAGCCCGATCGGTGTCATTGCCGCGATTATTCCGTCGACGAATCCTACATCGACGACCATCTACAAAGCGCTGATCGCGCTCAAAGGCCGCAACGCGATCGTCTTCAGCCCGCATCCGTCCGCTGCGCGCTGCATCAACGAGACAGCGCGCCTCATTGCGGATGCCGCCCAGCGGGCCGGCGCGCCGAAGGGCGTCATCTGCTGCATGAAAGCGTCGACCATGGAAGGCACGCAGGAATTGATGAAGCATCCGCTCAGCGCCTTGATTCTTGCGACCGGCGGCACCGGCCTGGTGCGCGCCGCATACAGCGCAGGCAAGCCCGCATTCGGCGTCGGTCCGGGCAATGTTCCCACGTACATCGAGAAAACCGCCGATGTTGCGAAGGCCGTGCGCGATATCCTTACCGGAAAGTGCTTCGACAACGGCACGCTGTGCTCATCCGAGCAATCCATTGTGTGCGATGAAGCGGTGAAGGACAGCGCGCTCGAGGAATTGAAGAAGCAGGGGGCGCACCTCTGCAGCGCCCAGGAAAAAACACAGCTCGAGCGCACGATCCAGACGCCGCGCCGGACACTGAATACGAAAATCGTCGGAAAATCCGCCGCGAAGATTGCCGAAATGGCCGGCTTCTCCGTTCCTTCCGGGACGCGCGCGCTGGTGGCGCACGCGGACGGCGTCGGTCCCGAGTATCCGATTTCGATGGAAAAGCTCTCCCCGACGCTCGCTTTCTACGTGGTCAAGGACTGGCGCGAAGGCTGCGCGAAATGCATCGAGATCCTGAATTTCGGCGGGCTGGGACACACGCTGAGTCTGCATACCAAGGATGACGCTGTGGTTCGCGAGTTCGGTCTTCGCAAGCCCGCGTTCCGGATCTGCGTGAATACCCCGGCTGCCCTGGGCGCCGTCGGGTATACGACGAATCTGTTTCCAGCGATGACGCTCGGATGCGGCGCAGCCGGCGGAAATATCACGTCGGACAACATCTCGCCGCTGCATCTGATCAACTTGAAGCGTGTTGCTTACGGCGTGCGTGACGTCGCAGCACCGGCACCAGGAATGGCCACTGCGGCAGCAGCCGCCACACCAACGACGCGCGCCGCGATCGAGCAGGTCGTCGACCAGTGGCTCGGCGGTAAAGTCTCGAAAGCACCTGTCAAGAGCGCGCCGCTCCCTACGCCCCATGCGCCGCCTGCTCCTTTGGCTGCCGCAGCCGCGGCTCCCCCGTTGTCCTCGTTTCAACAGCTTGAGCCCGCAAAAGCCAGGCCCGAGAAGGTCGAAAAGAAAGAAGCGAAGCCGGTCGGGTTTGTCTGTGAAGACGATGTCCGCACGGCCATTCTCGCCAACGCCAAGATCCCGATCGGCAAAAAGACCATCATCACACCCTCCGCCCGGGATCTGGGCGAATCCAGCGACGTATTTGTCATATCCGACTAA
- a CDS encoding MmcQ/YjbR family DNA-binding protein: protein MNHPDFRVKGKIFATLKHDHQSGMVKLTAQQQQEFVRENPLAFSPENGAWGRMGCTKVDLASVDEDALGRALTLAWQNLRSKDAKKPRRGKS, encoded by the coding sequence ATGAACCACCCCGACTTTCGAGTAAAAGGAAAGATCTTCGCGACGCTGAAGCACGACCATCAGTCGGGAATGGTCAAGCTGACAGCGCAGCAGCAACAGGAATTCGTCCGCGAGAATCCGCTAGCGTTCTCGCCTGAAAATGGGGCCTGGGGGCGTATGGGATGCACAAAGGTCGACCTGGCATCCGTCGATGAAGATGCTCTGGGTCGTGCCCTCACGCTCGCGTGGCAGAATCTGCGCAGCAAGGATGCAAAGAAGCCGCGAAGGGGAAAGTCCTGA
- a CDS encoding type II toxin-antitoxin system HicA family toxin, whose translation MSPALPTVKAKECLRALERYGFFIDHHTGSHARLFHQTDPTRKITIPIHNKDLPAGTLKSILRQAGISVGEFIELLK comes from the coding sequence ATGTCGCCAGCCCTGCCAACTGTCAAAGCGAAAGAATGCCTTCGGGCGCTTGAACGCTACGGATTCTTTATAGACCATCATACGGGCAGCCATGCTCGTCTTTTTCATCAAACCGATCCCACTCGCAAAATCACAATCCCAATTCACAATAAGGATTTGCCCGCGGGAACTCTAAAAAGCATCCTCCGACAGGCCGGCATCTCCGTAGGCGAATTTATCGAATTGTTGAAGTAA
- a CDS encoding DUF5655 domain-containing protein — protein sequence MAKTRTCYHCKEEVAEGAKHDCWTTTERDLTRGLSEDLMDAWERLRETASEFGEQRIYASHRSIMFSRTSCYFFVRPKKAFLEIWFFLGRKLKDKRIRNVVATSKVKYGHMVRLVHRDEVEAPITDWLREAYEVSERLRAGAGKSRSN from the coding sequence GTGGCGAAAACCAGAACCTGTTATCACTGCAAGGAAGAAGTCGCCGAAGGCGCGAAGCACGACTGCTGGACAACGACAGAAAGAGACCTGACGCGGGGTCTTTCCGAGGATCTGATGGACGCCTGGGAGCGTTTGCGGGAGACGGCCTCGGAATTCGGCGAACAGCGAATCTACGCGTCCCACCGTTCGATCATGTTCTCACGCACGAGCTGCTACTTCTTCGTACGGCCGAAGAAGGCATTCCTGGAAATCTGGTTCTTTCTGGGAAGGAAGCTGAAGGACAAGCGCATTCGGAACGTCGTGGCGACGTCGAAGGTGAAGTACGGGCACATGGTTCGACTCGTCCATCGCGACGAAGTGGAAGCGCCAATCACGGACTGGCTGCGAGAGGCCTATGAGGTTTCGGAGAGACTGCGCGCCGGTGCAGGAAAAAGCCGGTCCAATTGA
- a CDS encoding TIGR03435 family protein, which yields MKGLQSLLAGRFKLAVHFERRETQVLALVLDKPGKPGPKLYAHPEDVPCDVAKVSSDVFLPYCNTVQAVDRPNNSILMSGRNLTMLEVAKNLTPLTGYFEHPLVDQTGLDGRFDFSLQWTRGSNNSVPLDPQGTTIEEALREQLGLKLKPTKVSMDTLVIDHIERLTEN from the coding sequence GTGAAAGGGCTGCAGTCATTGCTTGCGGGCCGATTCAAATTGGCGGTCCATTTCGAGCGTCGGGAAACTCAAGTGCTTGCTCTCGTCCTGGACAAGCCAGGAAAGCCAGGCCCCAAGTTATATGCTCATCCTGAGGATGTTCCCTGCGACGTTGCAAAAGTTTCCAGTGATGTGTTTTTGCCCTACTGCAATACCGTCCAGGCTGTAGACAGGCCCAATAACTCGATATTGATGAGCGGCCGAAATCTGACGATGCTTGAGGTGGCAAAGAACCTCACCCCGCTCACGGGATATTTTGAGCATCCCCTAGTGGACCAAACGGGACTGGACGGACGCTTCGATTTTTCGCTGCAATGGACTCGGGGATCCAACAACTCTGTGCCGCTTGATCCTCAGGGAACAACAATCGAGGAGGCTCTGCGAGAACAACTTGGATTAAAACTGAAGCCTACGAAGGTATCGATGGACACCCTCGTCATCGACCACATCGAGAGGCTAACGGAGAATTGA
- a CDS encoding DUF6152 family protein: MRHTRFVSVIGIAVLFSAAVAFSQHTVGAKFDLTKPLTLKGTVTQIDWANPEVHILMKVPGTPRPVLWAVEVDGAIVLTQNGWTETSLMPGDSVTVQGYTARDGSKQISGNSVTTASGKKVYSGTNGTLPPKKVASGPVPRWPDGHPRLGPAPGETGYWSNPSKTAMVENGVSVQMDPYGLLKNINDARKVAPFQKWALDLYELRQRNFLKDDPVFQFCKPAAGPRQYEMGPGFQLVEDPDFHRIIVLVGTGNRNRRAIWTDGREQVGQIDGDADDPLFYGRSVGHWEGDTLVVDVKGFNEKFWMDNGGLPHTDTLHLIEKFTRTDMKTLKYEVTIDDPATYTRQWTASWTLEWIPGQEIPYFLCQDNRP, from the coding sequence ATGAGGCATACCCGCTTCGTATCAGTTATAGGTATCGCCGTCTTGTTTTCGGCAGCGGTTGCGTTCTCGCAGCACACCGTCGGGGCAAAATTCGATTTAACAAAACCGCTGACGTTAAAAGGCACGGTGACGCAAATCGACTGGGCGAATCCTGAAGTTCACATTTTGATGAAAGTACCCGGCACGCCGCGGCCGGTTTTGTGGGCGGTGGAAGTTGATGGCGCGATCGTTCTCACCCAGAACGGATGGACTGAAACCAGTCTCATGCCTGGCGATTCGGTCACAGTTCAGGGCTACACCGCCAGAGACGGAAGCAAGCAGATATCCGGTAACAGCGTAACCACGGCGAGTGGGAAAAAGGTCTATTCGGGTACGAATGGCACGCTTCCTCCGAAAAAGGTCGCGTCCGGGCCTGTACCGCGCTGGCCGGACGGGCATCCGCGGTTGGGACCGGCCCCCGGTGAGACCGGCTACTGGTCGAATCCCAGCAAGACGGCGATGGTCGAGAACGGCGTCAGTGTTCAGATGGATCCCTATGGGCTCCTCAAGAACATCAACGATGCCCGCAAGGTCGCGCCCTTCCAGAAATGGGCTTTGGACCTGTATGAATTAAGGCAGCGCAATTTCCTGAAAGATGATCCGGTTTTTCAGTTCTGTAAGCCCGCGGCGGGCCCGCGGCAGTATGAAATGGGCCCCGGATTCCAGTTGGTCGAAGATCCGGACTTCCATAGAATCATCGTCCTCGTGGGCACGGGCAATCGCAACCGGCGCGCCATCTGGACGGACGGACGGGAACAGGTCGGGCAGATTGACGGCGACGCGGACGATCCGCTCTTTTACGGCCGCTCTGTCGGGCACTGGGAAGGAGATACGCTCGTCGTCGATGTCAAGGGCTTCAACGAGAAATTCTGGATGGACAACGGCGGCTTGCCTCACACCGACACGCTTCACTTGATCGAGAAGTTCACGCGCACGGATATGAAGACCTTGAAGTATGAGGTCACAATTGACGATCCAGCGACGTACACGCGTCAATGGACAGCCAGCTGGACATTAGAATGGATACCGGGTCAGGAAATTCCGTACTTCCTCTGCCAGGACAATCGGCCATGA
- a CDS encoding BMC domain-containing protein: MSNEALGMIETRGFIGAAEAADAMVKTANVELIGKEYLLNGYVAVLVRGDVGSVKAATEAGSLAARRVGELISVHIIPRPFDETEKLLRHWTKT; encoded by the coding sequence ATGTCGAATGAAGCTTTGGGGATGATTGAAACACGCGGGTTTATCGGAGCGGCGGAGGCTGCCGACGCGATGGTGAAAACCGCGAATGTGGAGCTGATCGGCAAGGAATATCTGCTGAATGGATACGTCGCCGTATTGGTCCGTGGCGACGTCGGCTCCGTCAAAGCGGCGACGGAAGCTGGTTCCCTGGCCGCCCGTCGTGTGGGAGAATTGATTTCGGTTCACATTATTCCACGGCCCTTCGACGAGACCGAAAAGCTCTTAAGACATTGGACAAAGACTTAG
- a CDS encoding TIGR03560 family F420-dependent LLM class oxidoreductase: MQFGVFTSLMGTTWPEVLALWKQSESAGWDIACVTDHFMPATRAREGTVLESWSTLSALAALVPRIRVGTIVLGNTYRPPAVVAKMAAQVDIISNGRLLLGLGAGWQENEHEAYGIPFYTTRERLERLDEACQVILSLWTQTRSNFEGRYYRLSDAPMDPKPVQKPHPELMIGGGGERVTLRIVARHADHWNVWAGPKVLARKTAVLEEHCAKAGRDSRTIARSVNMALLITSKKTDIDRLAESITKRLGSHAADAQDVCLAGTPDQIRDKLHELEAAGANTVFIPTMFRPLDELRRDMDQFIGEIAPAFRRG; encoded by the coding sequence ATGCAGTTTGGTGTCTTCACGAGCTTGATGGGGACGACGTGGCCTGAGGTGCTGGCTCTCTGGAAGCAGTCCGAGTCGGCCGGTTGGGACATTGCGTGCGTGACGGATCACTTCATGCCGGCAACCCGCGCACGCGAAGGCACAGTGCTCGAGTCCTGGAGTACGTTGTCCGCGCTTGCGGCCCTGGTGCCCCGGATCCGTGTTGGAACGATCGTTCTTGGAAATACGTACCGCCCTCCTGCCGTCGTCGCGAAGATGGCGGCGCAGGTCGATATTATCTCCAACGGACGGCTTCTGCTCGGTCTTGGCGCCGGATGGCAGGAGAACGAACACGAAGCGTATGGCATTCCTTTCTACACCACTCGTGAACGGCTCGAGCGTCTGGACGAGGCCTGCCAGGTAATCCTGTCGCTATGGACGCAGACCCGGAGCAATTTCGAGGGCCGGTATTACCGGTTGTCCGATGCGCCCATGGATCCGAAACCGGTGCAAAAGCCGCATCCGGAGCTGATGATCGGCGGCGGAGGCGAGCGTGTCACGCTTCGGATCGTTGCCAGACATGCGGATCACTGGAATGTGTGGGCAGGGCCGAAAGTTCTTGCACGGAAGACAGCAGTTCTTGAAGAACACTGTGCGAAAGCCGGCCGCGACAGCAGGACGATTGCGCGCTCGGTCAATATGGCACTGCTGATCACATCCAAAAAAACAGACATCGATCGTCTGGCCGAAAGCATTACGAAGCGCCTGGGCAGTCATGCTGCCGACGCGCAGGATGTCTGCCTCGCCGGTACGCCCGATCAGATTCGCGACAAGCTGCATGAACTCGAAGCTGCGGGCGCGAACACGGTCTTCATACCGACGATGTTCAGGCCGCTGGACGAACTTCGACGCGATATGGATCAGTTCATTGGGGAGATTGCGCCGGCATTCCGGCGAGGTTAG
- a CDS encoding RodZ domain-containing protein — protein MILRKSQENGVLQVNMTNFGASFKQARESKGISLDQIASETRISTRFLRAIENEEFHLLPGGIFNRGFVRAYAEKIGIDPDQAVADYERLAEVRPPELMTEPERPAAGKKDRHLYSIAIGALLVVIAVFYVVTRESIHTAQTASTPPAVTAPSQPAATPNPVPAAPAPEVETPSTPPPPDTGPQTTAAAPEPAPQRPSPVPATAAAPTAPAALTLEVDAHDQTWIKVVVDGRVVDPSEILGSGMTRTFSAQNSITISVGNAGGLSLKVNDKPLKPLGKSGLVRQITITPNNLKDLTGT, from the coding sequence ATGATTCTCCGCAAGTCGCAGGAAAACGGAGTCTTGCAGGTCAACATGACCAATTTTGGTGCAAGTTTCAAGCAGGCTCGGGAGTCCAAGGGCATTTCGCTCGATCAGATCGCGTCCGAAACGCGTATCAGCACGCGTTTCTTGAGAGCCATCGAGAATGAAGAATTCCATTTGTTACCGGGTGGAATTTTTAACCGCGGATTTGTGCGCGCCTATGCCGAAAAAATTGGAATCGATCCGGATCAGGCCGTAGCGGATTACGAACGTCTGGCCGAAGTGCGGCCGCCGGAACTGATGACCGAACCGGAACGCCCAGCCGCCGGGAAGAAGGACCGGCACCTGTATTCGATCGCTATCGGGGCGCTTCTTGTTGTCATCGCGGTTTTCTATGTTGTGACGAGAGAATCAATCCATACAGCGCAAACAGCGAGCACACCCCCCGCAGTCACGGCACCTTCACAGCCTGCGGCAACACCGAATCCGGTTCCTGCTGCGCCGGCTCCGGAGGTGGAGACCCCGTCGACGCCTCCCCCACCTGACACTGGACCGCAAACAACCGCGGCTGCGCCGGAACCCGCTCCTCAGCGGCCCAGTCCGGTTCCAGCAACGGCTGCAGCTCCGACGGCGCCGGCTGCACTAACTTTGGAAGTGGACGCGCACGATCAAACGTGGATCAAAGTGGTCGTCGACGGGCGCGTCGTCGATCCAAGTGAAATTCTCGGCTCGGGCATGACACGGACGTTCAGTGCTCAAAACTCCATCACCATTTCGGTCGGAAATGCCGGCGGACTGAGCCTCAAGGTAAACGACAAACCTCTGAAACCACTAGGAAAAAGCGGGCTGGTCCGTCAAATCACGATCACGCCGAACAACCTGAAAGACTTGACTGGAACCTGA